The following are encoded together in the Wolbachia endosymbiont (group E) of Neria commutata genome:
- a CDS encoding ferredoxin family 2Fe-2S iron-sulfur cluster binding protein yields MPSVTFILPDGSKKSYEAAEGETLLNLAHRSEPDLLEGACEGSLACSTCHVIVDPEFYNAVETHNPISDEENDMLDLAFGLTETSRLGCQIIITKDIDGLCVIIPRGTRNISLDKQGND; encoded by the coding sequence ATGCCATCTGTTACTTTTATTTTGCCTGATGGGAGTAAGAAAAGCTATGAAGCTGCAGAGGGGGAAACTCTACTTAATTTAGCTCATAGAAGTGAACCAGACTTACTTGAAGGTGCGTGTGAAGGTTCTCTTGCTTGTTCTACATGTCATGTAATTGTCGATCCAGAATTTTATAATGCTGTGGAAACGCATAATCCTATATCTGATGAGGAAAATGATATGTTGGACCTAGCTTTTGGCCTAACAGAGACTTCAAGGCTAGGATGCCAAATAATAATAACAAAAGATATTGATGGTTTGTGCGTTATTATACCAAGAGGTACAAGAAATATATCACTGGATAAACAAGGAAATGATTAG
- a CDS encoding COQ9 family protein, whose product MEQDEIKLIVDNLIRVIPFEGISDETLLKVCTDLNLANSFCKFQNGIYSALEYIAEDLNNSMEIELQNSNLEDMKVRDRIKLAIHMRLSNYAKLPNYREFLKNILSFSVLPKNTYFSSKLLYKTVNAVWYGIHDQSADFNYYTKRGILAGVYLSTILFFINDYSEDFTGTISFLDRRINNVMTFEKFKIRLKGIIGNFL is encoded by the coding sequence ATGGAACAAGATGAAATAAAGTTAATAGTAGATAATCTAATCAGGGTTATTCCATTTGAAGGAATAAGTGATGAGACACTATTAAAAGTGTGCACAGATCTTAATTTAGCTAATAGCTTTTGTAAATTTCAAAATGGGATATATAGCGCTTTGGAGTACATAGCAGAGGATTTGAATAACTCAATGGAAATCGAGTTACAAAACTCCAACTTAGAAGACATGAAAGTACGTGATCGGATAAAATTGGCAATTCACATGCGTCTTTCAAACTACGCGAAACTGCCAAATTACAGAGAATTTTTAAAAAATATTTTGTCATTCTCTGTGCTGCCGAAAAATACATACTTTTCCAGTAAACTCTTATATAAGACTGTTAACGCAGTTTGGTACGGCATTCATGATCAATCAGCAGACTTTAATTATTACACAAAACGAGGAATATTAGCTGGAGTATACTTAAGCACAATATTGTTCTTTATTAACGATTACTCAGAGGATTTCACAGGCACTATATCATTTCTTGATAGACGTATCAATAATGTTATGACATTTGAAAAGTTCAAAATTCGCTTAAAAGGAATTATAGGAAATTTTTTATAG
- the murD gene encoding UDP-N-acetylmuramoyl-L-alanine--D-glutamate ligase, which produces MQLNKYKNRSVAVFGLGKTGLSAINTLINSRAKVYAWDDNEEQIVNTKGIYKECNFIYPKEYNWQEINALILSPGIPLTYPKPHWIVKLARSFGCTIKSDIELFLEAKATNQKVVGVTGTNGKSTTTSLIGHILKSAGKKVDVGGNLGIPVLNLNADAEIYVIELSSFQLELMNGVNVDISVLLNITPDHIDRHGSMENYIAAKLKLINGSKAAVIGCDNEITAGIFEEHLSVSSQRVTLESRKKEEWIPVSATWMTGGYGRVLKNGVSLINNDLFDHGECIHIDNAKINLISNAENVAAAYAVCKLLKIDRSVIINGIKSFSGLKHRNEMLGKIKNVLFVNDSKATNAESSEKAILSYDNIYWIVGGRSKDGGIESLRKYFPRIKKAFLIGESTEAFAATLKNKVSFVECGSLKSAFELAYKEAFNSKEEITILLSPACASFDQWKSFEERGEAFCKMFENLKDSFTITDAI; this is translated from the coding sequence ATGCAACTGAATAAATATAAAAATCGAAGCGTTGCAGTTTTTGGCCTTGGTAAGACAGGTTTGTCCGCTATTAATACCTTAATAAACAGCAGAGCAAAAGTGTATGCGTGGGATGACAATGAAGAGCAAATAGTAAACACAAAAGGGATATATAAAGAGTGCAATTTTATTTATCCGAAAGAGTATAACTGGCAAGAGATAAATGCATTGATTTTAAGCCCTGGAATACCACTTACATACCCAAAGCCGCATTGGATAGTGAAACTTGCAAGAAGCTTTGGTTGCACAATAAAATCAGACATTGAGCTATTTTTGGAGGCTAAAGCAACAAACCAGAAAGTTGTAGGTGTTACCGGCACAAATGGTAAATCAACCACTACGTCTCTAATAGGGCATATATTAAAATCTGCAGGGAAAAAGGTAGACGTTGGAGGAAATTTAGGCATTCCAGTTTTAAATCTAAATGCAGATGCTGAGATTTATGTAATTGAGCTTTCCTCTTTTCAATTGGAGCTAATGAATGGAGTGAATGTAGACATTTCTGTATTACTCAATATCACACCAGATCACATAGATAGGCATGGAAGTATGGAGAATTATATAGCAGCTAAATTAAAACTGATAAACGGTAGCAAAGCAGCAGTGATAGGATGTGATAATGAAATCACTGCTGGCATATTTGAGGAACACCTCTCGGTGTCATCCCAGCGCGTGACGCTGGAATCCAGAAAAAAAGAAGAATGGATCCCAGTGTCAGCTACTTGGATGACAGGGGGGTATGGAAGAGTCCTAAAGAATGGAGTGTCATTAATAAATAATGATTTATTTGATCATGGAGAGTGTATACATATAGATAATGCAAAAATAAATCTAATTTCCAATGCAGAAAACGTAGCTGCTGCATATGCAGTATGTAAGTTACTTAAAATAGATAGAAGTGTGATTATTAATGGAATTAAATCTTTTTCAGGACTGAAACATAGAAATGAGATGCTTGGTAAAATAAAAAATGTATTGTTTGTGAATGACAGTAAAGCAACTAATGCTGAGTCGAGTGAAAAAGCAATCTTATCTTACGATAACATATATTGGATTGTTGGTGGAAGAAGTAAAGACGGTGGTATAGAATCACTGAGAAAGTATTTTCCAAGAATTAAGAAAGCATTTTTAATCGGAGAGTCAACTGAAGCTTTTGCAGCTACTCTGAAAAATAAAGTGAGTTTTGTAGAGTGTGGAAGTCTGAAAAGTGCATTTGAACTAGCTTACAAGGAGGCTTTTAATAGCAAAGAAGAAATAACAATATTACTTTCTCCTGCATGTGCCTCTTTTGATCAATGGAAAAGTTTTGAAGAGCGTGGTGAAGCTTTTTGCAAGATGTTTGAAAATTTAAAGGATTCATTTACAATTACAGATGCTATTTAG
- the nuoI gene encoding NADH-quinone oxidoreductase subunit NuoI gives MLKKLASYWFFVDLIRGFSITLKYMFKRKVTLRYTMEKGPLSPRFRGEHALRRYPNGEERCIACKLCEVICPAQAIVIEAEERADASRRTTRYDIDMTKCIYCGLCQEACPVDAIVEGPNFEFATETREELMYNKEKLLHNGDIWEDAIALRLKLNAEE, from the coding sequence ATGCTCAAAAAATTAGCTAGCTATTGGTTTTTTGTAGATCTGATTAGAGGCTTTTCTATTACGCTCAAATATATGTTTAAGCGCAAAGTCACTTTAAGGTATACTATGGAAAAAGGTCCTTTGAGCCCAAGATTTCGTGGTGAACATGCGCTGCGCAGATATCCAAACGGTGAAGAGCGATGCATAGCATGTAAGCTATGTGAAGTTATTTGTCCTGCTCAAGCAATTGTCATAGAAGCAGAAGAAAGAGCAGATGCTAGTCGTCGCACCACACGTTACGATATTGACATGACTAAGTGTATATACTGTGGACTTTGCCAGGAGGCGTGTCCAGTTGATGCAATTGTAGAGGGTCCTAATTTTGAGTTTGCTACTGAAACAAGAGAAGAATTAATGTATAATAAAGAAAAGCTTTTGCATAATGGTGATATTTGGGAAGATGCAATTGCACTCAGATTAAAATTGAATGCTGAAGAGTAG
- a CDS encoding ankyrin repeat domain-containing protein, protein MTVINLGKKSEQVIISSLHILIEDLNSKLNPKKQPTEWDLEIKNLFEGMKKSIKFEKRNEQAEINESQLLCVKLIRKVDYLIKTNQSKLLHDNLKSLALQVKEDEEREGFVSRVDNLFSKQQNINKVQENLIPEEKEKEECKELFQQIANLIQTVEDINIKNEDGKSALHLAAEYGIVQLVKQLLQREGQEITKDVILEELRNSAQNITGNDKTKATRQKKKFLEKTDINCQDHNGKTPLHYAVENGHKEVIELLHNAGARTLSDKNGRTPLYPAAEKGYIEVLKLLLGEIDTRTLEERVKQFSEDFYKAPDERKKDTLSRKDQKKIVDHVNQYGQALLHLAAQNGHFEVVNFLVQKGASLEIKDNSCKTPLEYAIESLKALDKLDKDNKEKIIQFINIIKLLTNQPLQNIKGYLKETDLHALAKNGASKDELALLLKNKGIDINSKNILGQTALHIAVLSGNTKMVGYLLEEGADPSQQDVFGNTALHYAVPCGDVTSIKLLRKHGADSTIINLLGKKPIDLIVDYTEQNKDKKNKKPHLLLGLTGIVLIGIGFSLYYSIQIAQHDWYITAALGVAGLIAGLLVSIVINEVVQRARPWYIESSMRKELELCQEKSNELGKEGFIPTQVEQPSKGNGALDVNSGNNLY, encoded by the coding sequence ATGACTGTCATAAATCTTGGAAAAAAATCTGAGCAGGTCATCATTAGTTCTCTTCACATTTTAATAGAGGATTTGAATTCGAAGTTAAATCCAAAGAAGCAACCAACAGAATGGGATCTAGAGATAAAAAATTTATTTGAAGGGATGAAAAAATCTATCAAATTTGAGAAAAGAAATGAGCAGGCTGAAATAAATGAATCACAATTATTATGTGTTAAATTAATAAGGAAAGTAGATTATCTTATCAAGACGAATCAATCAAAGTTATTACATGATAATTTAAAAAGCTTAGCTTTACAAGTAAAAGAAGATGAAGAGCGTGAAGGATTTGTGAGTAGGGTAGACAATCTTTTCAGCAAGCAACAGAACATTAATAAAGTTCAAGAGAACTTGATTCCAGAAGAAAAAGAGAAAGAAGAATGCAAAGAACTTTTTCAACAAATAGCTAATTTAATCCAAACAGTAGAAGATATTAATATTAAGAATGAAGATGGAAAATCAGCGCTACATCTTGCTGCTGAATATGGTATTGTGCAACTAGTAAAACAGCTACTACAAAGAGAAGGCCAAGAAATTACAAAGGATGTTATACTAGAAGAATTACGTAATTCGGCTCAAAACATCACAGGAAATGATAAAACTAAAGCTACAAGACAAAAAAAGAAATTTTTAGAAAAGACAGACATTAATTGTCAAGATCATAATGGTAAAACTCCATTACATTATGCTGTGGAAAATGGACATAAGGAAGTTATTGAGCTCTTACATAATGCAGGAGCAAGAACTCTTTCAGACAAAAATGGACGAACACCGCTTTATCCTGCTGCAGAGAAAGGTTATATTGAAGTATTAAAATTGCTTTTAGGGGAAATTGATACAAGAACATTAGAGGAAAGAGTAAAACAATTTTCAGAAGATTTTTATAAAGCACCTGATGAACGCAAAAAAGATACACTATCAAGAAAAGATCAAAAAAAGATCGTTGATCACGTTAATCAATATGGACAAGCTTTGTTACACTTAGCAGCTCAAAATGGTCATTTTGAGGTAGTAAATTTTCTTGTACAAAAAGGTGCAAGTTTGGAAATTAAGGATAACAGTTGCAAAACTCCACTTGAATATGCTATTGAAAGCCTTAAAGCATTAGATAAATTAGATAAGGATAATAAAGAGAAGATAATACAATTCATAAATATAATCAAATTACTTACAAATCAGCCATTACAAAACATTAAGGGCTATTTAAAAGAAACAGACTTGCACGCTCTTGCAAAAAATGGTGCCTCAAAAGATGAGCTAGCTTTGTTGTTAAAAAATAAAGGTATAGATATTAATTCTAAAAACATTCTAGGGCAAACAGCACTGCACATTGCTGTCCTCTCTGGTAACACAAAAATGGTAGGGTATCTACTAGAAGAAGGTGCAGATCCTAGTCAACAAGACGTTTTTGGTAATACAGCATTACATTATGCTGTTCCGTGTGGTGATGTAACATCAATAAAATTACTACGCAAACATGGAGCAGATAGTACCATTATAAATCTTCTAGGTAAAAAACCTATAGATTTAATTGTTGACTATACAGAACAAAACAAGGATAAAAAGAATAAAAAACCACATTTACTCCTTGGTCTTACTGGCATCGTTCTTATTGGCATCGGTTTTTCCTTATATTATAGCATACAAATTGCTCAACATGATTGGTATATTACTGCAGCTTTGGGTGTTGCCGGCCTCATCGCTGGTCTTCTAGTAAGTATAGTGATTAATGAAGTAGTTCAAAGAGCACGTCCATGGTATATAGAATCGAGTATGAGAAAAGAACTTGAATTATGCCAAGAAAAATCAAATGAACTGGGTAAAGAAGGATTTATTCCTACGCAAGTCGAACAACCTTCAAAAGGCAATGGGGCACTTGATGTAAATTCAGGCAACAATCTTTATTAG
- a CDS encoding transposase: MQVTEIYRGRWDIEVFFKFIKQNLGYKHFLSHIINGMKVYIYMIIIMALLFLVYKTRNDLQGFKIALLQFTLDLDGSFLCSIVLLSGG, from the coding sequence ATGCAAGTAACAGAAATATACAGGGGTAGATGGGACATAGAGGTATTCTTTAAATTTATAAAGCAAAATCTTGGATATAAGCACTTTTTAAGCCATATCATAAATGGCATGAAAGTATACATTTACATGATCATTATTATGGCTTTGCTATTTCTTGTTTATAAAACCAGAAACGATCTACAAGGGTTCAAAATAGCATTATTACAATTTACACTAGATCTTGATGGGTCTTTTCTGTGTTCAATCGTTCTACTTTCAGGAGGATGA
- a CDS encoding cytochrome c-type biogenesis protein CcmH, which produces MRVAVSLFVILILYLNINAFTLDDKLSDKNMEKQATNLFEIIKCPICSGESLSESQSQLAYDMRKIIRKKISDGANNKEIISELKSSYGDSIIITPPVRSSTYILWCIPLITLLIGCFLIKIVA; this is translated from the coding sequence ATGAGAGTAGCAGTTAGCTTATTTGTAATATTGATATTATATTTAAATATAAATGCTTTTACTTTGGATGATAAACTTTCAGATAAGAATATGGAAAAGCAAGCAACCAACTTATTTGAGATAATAAAATGTCCAATATGTTCTGGTGAGTCATTATCTGAATCTCAGTCTCAGCTCGCATATGATATGCGAAAAATAATCCGAAAAAAAATCAGTGATGGAGCTAATAACAAAGAAATAATTTCAGAGTTAAAAAGCTCTTACGGTGATTCAATCATAATTACCCCACCTGTAAGATCTAGCACGTATATTCTGTGGTGCATTCCACTAATAACGTTACTTATTGGGTGCTTTCTAATAAAGATTGTTGCCTGA